A genome region from Salvelinus sp. IW2-2015 unplaced genomic scaffold, ASM291031v2 Un_scaffold6270, whole genome shotgun sequence includes the following:
- the LOC139026891 gene encoding uncharacterized protein, whose amino-acid sequence MKSDESMDPPIMFREGDFPTEQRNQQERSESEILSGQSSQSHQTDLASIFSMLENNIITFVKNELKMFKRILSPELPEGFESQKQDKEVVDAEDEKQESSAREGALKITLHVLRKMNQKELAYTLEKYSDELAVICQRELKSNLKKKFQCVFEGIAKQGNPTLLNKIYTELYITEGGTGEVNNEHGKGLFGGGGRKKKTTELDVFDLKKYSRSEEVF is encoded by the exons atgaagagtgatgAGTCTATGGATCCTCCTATAAtgtttagagagggagactttcctactgaacaaag aaaccaacaggagagatcagagtcagagattctcagtggtcagtcttcccagagtcatcaaacagacctggcctccatattcagt ATGCTTGAAAATAATATTATTACATTTGTGAAGAACGAGCTGAAGATGTTCAAGAGGATTCTTAGTCCAGAACTCCCAGaaggctttgagagtcagaagcaggataaggaagtggtggatgctgaagatgagaagcaggagagcagtgccagagagggggctctgaagatcacactgcacgtcctgaggaaaatgaaccagaaggagcttgcttacacactggagaaat ATTCAGATGAGCTTGCTGTGATTTGCCAGCGTGAACTCAAATctaatctaaagaagaagtttcaatgtgtatttgaggggatcgctaaacaaggaaacccaacacttctcaataagatctacacagagctctacatcacagagggtggaacaggagaggtCAATAATGAACATGGAAAGgggctttttggggggggggggaggaaaaaAAAGAC AACAgagctggatgtgtttgacctgaagaaatactccagatcagaggaagtcTTCTGA